In a genomic window of Thermodesulfobacteriota bacterium:
- a CDS encoding IPTL-CTERM sorting domain-containing protein, protein MRNPRMGFLTTIGFAMVLYILLAAGSAKAQVFADGLVGLSSGNPGVVYRINESTGAAIPIVTLDSAWSLVGLAYLGQTLYGTDFECQSPICDNYAVASISPNGSTNIISDQNDSSNWWALAADETANVMYSIDINNSYILMAQFPDGTTQQIGTGTGISGAGMAYDDTNGILYAVDGASLYTVSVTDGTSTLIGPTGVAEGNRFGLEYDECNQILYMNDGEVGLLYTVNVGTGAATLIGSNGLVGIDGLAWKGSCEPPGPKPIPTMSEWGLMIMAVFIGIAGILTYRKRRLTA, encoded by the coding sequence ATGAGAAATCCGAGGATGGGTTTTCTAACGACAATAGGTTTTGCCATGGTTCTGTATATTCTTCTCGCCGCCGGTTCTGCAAAAGCTCAGGTATTCGCGGACGGTCTCGTAGGACTTTCGAGCGGCAACCCCGGGGTAGTCTATCGCATAAACGAATCCACAGGCGCGGCGATTCCGATTGTGACGCTGGACAGTGCCTGGAGCCTCGTCGGTCTGGCTTACCTGGGACAAACTCTTTACGGCACGGATTTCGAATGCCAGTCGCCAATTTGTGATAACTATGCGGTAGCCTCCATCTCGCCGAACGGCAGTACGAACATTATCAGCGACCAGAACGATTCGTCTAACTGGTGGGCCCTGGCCGCGGACGAAACGGCGAACGTTATGTACTCGATCGACATAAACAATTCGTACATCCTGATGGCGCAGTTTCCGGACGGTACGACTCAGCAAATCGGTACGGGAACGGGCATATCCGGGGCAGGAATGGCTTACGACGATACGAACGGCATTCTGTATGCAGTCGACGGTGCTTCACTCTATACCGTCTCGGTGACGGACGGCACTTCAACGCTTATAGGCCCTACCGGCGTTGCCGAGGGGAACCGGTTCGGGCTCGAATACGACGAGTGCAACCAGATTTTATATATGAACGACGGTGAGGTCGGGCTTCTCTATACTGTCAATGTGGGTACCGGCGCAGCGACGCTTATAGGATCCAATGGCCTCGTAGGGATCGACGGACTTGCGTGGAAGGGGAGCTGCGAGCCGCCCGGCCCGAAACCGATACCGACGATGTCGGAATGGGGGCTGATGATCATGGCAGTATTCATAGGCATCGCGGGGATACTGACCTACAGGAAAAGAAGACTCACAGCCTGA
- a CDS encoding DUF4189 domain-containing protein, which produces MNRKLLYTLTILSIGIILTGLPEPSRAEDSSSRFGAIAFSPSTRMYGYVFDYADKDSARNGAIEECKLRAEKKDCKAVVDFENGCGALAVGDIGYGAGWGDSLGTAQRYALDSCRAWTGGCHIVRWVCTTNAAVSK; this is translated from the coding sequence ATGAACCGGAAGCTGCTTTATACACTGACTATTCTATCGATTGGAATTATCCTGACCGGCTTGCCGGAACCTTCCCGGGCCGAAGATTCGTCGAGCCGCTTCGGGGCGATCGCATTTTCGCCTTCGACGCGCATGTACGGATACGTTTTCGACTATGCCGACAAGGATTCCGCCCGAAACGGGGCTATTGAGGAATGCAAGCTGCGCGCAGAAAAGAAGGACTGCAAGGCCGTGGTCGATTTCGAAAACGGCTGCGGCGCGCTGGCGGTGGGCGACATAGGCTACGGCGCCGGCTGGGGCGATTCGCTCGGGACAGCGCAGCGATATGCGCTCGACTCCTGCAGGGCGTGGACGGGCGGCTGCCACATCGTCCGCTGGGTCTGTACGACGAACGCCGCCGTGTCGAAATAG
- a CDS encoding aquaporin translates to MKYNLRLCFAEALGTFMLVFAETGAMIVNDLYGGMVTHVGVAVVWGLVVMTVVYAFGDVSGAHVNPAVTVGFWLARRFPGRRVAPYIGSQCLGAVLASLVLGLLFADGSGLGRTMPSGSSVQSFAVETVLTFYLMFVILSVATGSKEKGVMAGCAIGAVVGLAALFAGPVSGGSMNPARSLAPALVSMRPGYLWIYVTAPFIGSSLAVAAFCLVRAVRPLEG, encoded by the coding sequence TTGAAATATAATCTCAGGCTCTGTTTCGCCGAGGCGCTGGGGACTTTTATGCTCGTCTTCGCCGAGACGGGGGCCATGATAGTGAACGACCTCTACGGCGGAATGGTCACCCACGTGGGCGTCGCCGTCGTGTGGGGGCTCGTGGTTATGACGGTCGTATACGCCTTCGGCGACGTGTCCGGGGCTCACGTGAACCCCGCCGTCACCGTAGGGTTCTGGCTGGCCCGCCGCTTTCCGGGACGGCGCGTCGCGCCTTACATCGGGAGCCAGTGCCTTGGGGCCGTTCTGGCAAGCCTCGTACTGGGCCTGCTATTTGCGGACGGCTCCGGGCTCGGGAGGACCATGCCCTCGGGGTCTTCGGTGCAGTCGTTCGCTGTCGAAACCGTGCTCACGTTCTATCTCATGTTCGTGATCCTGAGCGTCGCTACGGGGAGCAAGGAGAAGGGAGTGATGGCCGGCTGCGCCATAGGGGCGGTAGTCGGGCTCGCGGCGCTCTTCGCCGGGCCTGTGTCCGGGGGGTCGATGAACCCGGCGCGGTCGCTGGCCCCTGCCCTGGTGTCGATGAGGCCCGGGTATCTATGGATATACGTCACCGCGCCGTTTATCGGGTCGTCCCTGGCAGTGGCCGCGTTTTGCCTTGTCCGCGCTGTCCGCCCGCTGGAAGGATGA
- a CDS encoding Fur family transcriptional regulator, which yields MSDITSEMIKDRISEFIDRSKNLGLKVTPQRIAIYKELASTDQHPSTETIYKKIKDYYPNISLTTVYRTLETFEKLGLISVVNVLYNAARYDANLEPHNHIVCTECKRVEDVYDDSFTTLDISDKTLGDYQIKGYSVLLNGICKDCRDN from the coding sequence ATGAGCGATATTACCAGCGAAATGATAAAGGACAGGATAAGCGAGTTTATCGACCGGAGCAAGAATCTCGGCCTCAAGGTGACCCCGCAGAGGATAGCCATATACAAGGAGCTCGCCTCGACGGACCAGCACCCGAGCACGGAAACCATATACAAGAAGATAAAGGACTATTATCCGAATATTTCGCTGACGACCGTTTACAGGACGCTCGAGACCTTCGAGAAGCTCGGGCTGATTTCGGTCGTTAACGTCCTCTATAACGCCGCACGGTACGATGCCAACCTCGAGCCGCATAACCACATCGTATGCACCGAGTGCAAGAGGGTCGAGGACGTCTACGACGATTCTTTCACTACGCTCGACATATCCGACAAAACACTCGGCGACTACCAGATAAAGGGCTACTCGGTTCTCCTGAACGGTATCTGCAAGGACTGCAGGGACAATTAA
- a CDS encoding ATP-binding cassette domain-containing protein → MGKNGTEPALEVEELEKTFGTFTAVDRVSFAVDKGEVFALIGPNGAGKSTIIKMLTTLLPPTSGTARVAGHDVVRQPTEVRRSIGYIPQLVSSDGALTARENLLLSARLYGVPRAEQEERIREALDFMGLGQFSDRLVSSYSGGMIRRLEIAQSMLHHPSVIFMDEPTVGLDPVARKAVWDHVRELKEKYRMTIILTTHYMDEVEELCDRMALIQHGRIVAIDTPHRLKEGVGEGATLDDVFAKYMSSFEENSEGGNYSEVRRNRRSIASRG, encoded by the coding sequence ATGGGAAAAAACGGGACAGAGCCCGCGCTGGAAGTTGAAGAACTGGAGAAGACTTTCGGAACGTTCACGGCCGTAGACCGCGTGTCGTTCGCCGTCGATAAGGGCGAGGTCTTCGCCTTGATCGGCCCTAACGGCGCGGGCAAGAGCACGATAATTAAGATGCTGACGACTCTCCTTCCGCCCACGTCGGGAACGGCCCGGGTGGCGGGGCACGACGTCGTCCGGCAGCCGACCGAGGTGAGAAGGAGCATCGGCTACATACCGCAGCTCGTGTCCTCGGACGGGGCGCTCACCGCGAGGGAGAATCTGCTGCTTTCGGCCAGGCTCTACGGCGTGCCGCGCGCCGAACAGGAGGAGCGCATACGGGAGGCGCTAGACTTCATGGGGCTCGGGCAATTCTCCGACCGTCTCGTGAGCAGCTATTCGGGCGGCATGATACGGAGGCTCGAGATAGCGCAGAGCATGCTCCACCATCCGTCCGTGATATTCATGGACGAGCCCACGGTGGGCCTCGACCCGGTCGCCAGGAAGGCAGTCTGGGACCACGTGCGCGAGCTCAAGGAAAAATACAGGATGACAATAATCCTGACGACACACTACATGGACGAGGTGGAGGAGCTCTGCGACAGGATGGCGCTCATTCAGCACGGGCGGATAGTGGCCATCGACACGCCGCACAGGCTTAAGGAAGGCGTCGGCGAGGGGGCGACTCTCGACGACGTTTTCGCAAAATACATGAGCTCGTTCGAAGAAAATTCCGAGGGAGGAAATTATAGTGAAGTACGTCGTAACCGCAGATCTATCGCATCCCGCGGCTAG
- the mqnC gene encoding cyclic dehypoxanthinyl futalosine synthase: MDIFGKVFDGERVTRDEGLYLLKNADTIQMGSVADSVRRRHHPEGLVTFVADTNPNYTNVCDTECLFCAFWRPAGASDAYTHSVDKMIETMRTAYHNGATTVLLQGGHNKEITLDYYLDIIRRTREEIPGLHLHAFSAPEITAIAKYSDLTTEEVLSRFWDAGLRTIPGGGAEVLSNRVRKKISPLKIDADQWMKVTREAHLQGFKTTATMMFGHFEQDEDILEHLDRVRELQDETGNFLAFIPWTFKPKNTFLERKLPNEVSGDRYLRVLALSRIYLDNFVHIQGSWFTQGNKMGTLSMHYGASDLGGTLFDENVLCCAENKLRSTVDDLVHMIRSSGFVPARRDTYYQVVQRY; this comes from the coding sequence ATGGATATATTCGGAAAGGTGTTTGACGGGGAGCGCGTAACACGCGACGAAGGACTTTACCTTCTCAAAAACGCCGACACCATACAGATGGGCTCCGTGGCCGATTCCGTGAGGCGGAGGCACCACCCCGAGGGGCTCGTAACGTTCGTCGCCGACACCAACCCGAATTACACCAACGTCTGCGATACCGAGTGCCTTTTCTGTGCGTTCTGGCGCCCGGCAGGGGCCAGCGACGCCTACACCCACAGCGTTGACAAGATGATAGAGACGATGCGGACCGCATACCACAACGGGGCCACGACCGTCCTCCTCCAGGGGGGGCACAACAAGGAAATCACTCTCGATTATTACCTCGATATAATAAGAAGGACGCGCGAGGAGATACCCGGCCTTCACCTCCACGCATTTTCAGCGCCGGAGATAACGGCCATAGCGAAGTACTCGGACCTTACCACGGAGGAAGTATTGAGTCGCTTCTGGGACGCCGGCCTCCGGACTATCCCCGGCGGCGGCGCGGAAGTGCTTTCGAACCGCGTCCGGAAGAAGATAAGCCCGCTCAAGATCGACGCCGACCAGTGGATGAAGGTTACGCGCGAGGCGCACCTCCAGGGTTTCAAAACGACGGCGACGATGATGTTCGGGCACTTCGAGCAGGACGAGGACATATTGGAGCACCTCGATAGAGTGAGGGAGCTCCAGGACGAGACGGGGAACTTCCTCGCCTTTATTCCCTGGACGTTCAAGCCCAAGAACACATTCCTCGAAAGGAAGCTCCCGAACGAGGTAAGCGGCGACAGGTATCTTCGCGTGCTCGCGCTTTCGAGGATTTACCTCGACAACTTCGTTCACATCCAGGGGTCGTGGTTCACGCAGGGGAACAAGATGGGCACGCTCTCGATGCACTACGGCGCGAGCGACCTCGGCGGAACGCTGTTCGACGAGAACGTCCTCTGCTGCGCCGAGAACAAGCTCCGCTCCACCGTGGACGACCTCGTCCACATGATAAGGTCATCGGGATTCGTCCCCGCCCGGAGGGACACCTACTACCAGGTCGTGCAGCGTTACTGA
- a CDS encoding glutathione S-transferase family protein — protein MPLQLFTHPFASYCQKVLIALYENETPFTPRMLDQSSDPATFAEFEALWPLKKFPLLLGGGRAIAEATIIIEYLDIHYPGPRRMIPADPESALEVRFMDRFFDNYVHTPMQTIVFDALREPSARDAGGVDDARAMLDTAYGWLENRMTDREWAAGGGFGLADCAAAPALFYADWAYRISEGFPNVRAYRSRLNARPSFARVIEEARPYRQYFPLGAPDRD, from the coding sequence ATGCCGCTGCAATTATTCACTCACCCGTTCGCATCCTATTGCCAGAAGGTATTGATAGCGCTATACGAGAACGAAACACCCTTCACGCCGCGCATGCTGGATCAATCGTCCGATCCCGCGACGTTCGCCGAGTTCGAGGCGCTCTGGCCGCTGAAAAAGTTCCCGCTCCTGCTCGGCGGCGGGCGGGCTATCGCCGAAGCGACGATCATAATCGAGTACCTCGACATTCACTATCCCGGCCCTCGCCGCATGATTCCCGCCGATCCGGAATCGGCGCTCGAAGTGCGCTTCATGGACCGCTTCTTCGATAACTACGTCCACACCCCGATGCAGACTATTGTCTTCGACGCCCTCCGCGAGCCGTCCGCCCGCGACGCCGGGGGCGTGGACGACGCGCGGGCCATGCTCGATACGGCGTATGGGTGGCTGGAAAACCGGATGACGGATCGTGAATGGGCGGCGGGCGGCGGCTTCGGCCTCGCGGACTGCGCTGCGGCCCCGGCCTTATTCTACGCCGACTGGGCGTACCGGATAAGCGAAGGGTTTCCAAACGTCCGCGCCTACAGGAGCCGCCTGAACGCGCGGCCTTCGTTCGCCCGCGTCATAGAAGAAGCGCGTCCCTACCGCCAATACTTCCCCCTCGGCGCGCCCGACCGCGACTGA
- a CDS encoding metalloregulator ArsR/SmtB family transcription factor, whose translation METLLDKNETVGHFADMMSAMGNEQRLRIVRLLLQSHPEGMVAGDIQTGLGIPGSTLSHHLEKLRTAGVVTVRREGTYLRYMVNCPGMEGLLRFLFVECCTGSGAVDPECCFVPVKRKEAGK comes from the coding sequence ATGGAAACATTACTCGATAAGAACGAAACGGTCGGACATTTTGCCGATATGATGTCGGCGATGGGAAACGAGCAGAGGCTCCGTATCGTGAGGCTCCTCCTGCAGTCGCACCCGGAGGGGATGGTGGCGGGGGATATCCAGACCGGGCTGGGGATACCCGGCTCGACGCTGTCGCACCACCTGGAGAAGCTCAGGACCGCAGGCGTCGTGACCGTAAGGCGCGAGGGGACTTACCTGAGATACATGGTGAACTGCCCCGGTATGGAGGGGCTGCTAAGGTTCTTGTTCGTCGAATGCTGCACCGGCAGCGGGGCCGTCGATCCCGAGTGCTGCTTCGTACCCGTAAAACGAAAGGAGGCCGGTAAATGA
- a CDS encoding bifunctional 4-hydroxy-2-oxoglutarate aldolase/2-dehydro-3-deoxy-phosphogluconate aldolase has product MNPLEFIKKHKVISVVRAENEALALSFAEACIAGGLRLIEVTFSFPGAEGVIGRLAEREGVLVGAGTVLDMEMAEKARDAGARFLVSPHTNEALIGFARANGMAVIQGAFTSSEIVRAWKLGADMVKIFPVSAVGGPSYVRAMKEPLPQIDIMTTGGVGLDNLADFLAAGASAVGLSTALTGKGGVIDPETITSNARLFAGKLEEIDRA; this is encoded by the coding sequence GTGAATCCGCTCGAATTCATCAAAAAACACAAGGTCATATCCGTTGTCCGTGCGGAGAATGAAGCGCTCGCGCTCTCTTTCGCCGAGGCCTGTATCGCGGGCGGCCTCAGGCTTATAGAGGTCACGTTCTCCTTCCCCGGGGCCGAAGGCGTGATCGGACGCCTCGCGGAGAGGGAAGGCGTCCTCGTCGGTGCAGGCACAGTCCTCGACATGGAAATGGCCGAAAAGGCGCGCGACGCCGGGGCCCGGTTCCTCGTCTCGCCTCACACGAACGAGGCGCTGATAGGTTTCGCCAGGGCAAACGGCATGGCCGTCATCCAGGGCGCGTTCACGTCGTCCGAAATCGTAAGGGCGTGGAAGCTCGGCGCAGACATGGTGAAGATATTCCCGGTAAGCGCCGTCGGCGGGCCGTCTTACGTCAGGGCGATGAAAGAGCCGCTGCCGCAGATAGATATAATGACGACTGGCGGGGTAGGGCTGGACAACCTGGCGGATTTCCTTGCCGCCGGGGCGTCGGCCGTCGGGCTGTCGACGGCGCTCACGGGCAAGGGGGGCGTCATCGACCCCGAAACGATAACGTCCAACGCGCGCCTGTTCGCCGGGAAGCTCGAAGAAATCGATCGGGCCTGA
- a CDS encoding arsenate reductase ArsC, translated as MIKQKVLFICIHNSARSQMAEELLRRMAGDRFDVASAGLEPGVINPLVVKALSEEGIDISGKETVSALDLLKEGKFFTYVVTVCDEASAESCPIFPGTRERLHWGFPDPSTFTGSDEEKLERIREIRDAIKEKISGWLSESGAGERLRAV; from the coding sequence ATGATCAAGCAAAAGGTTCTATTCATATGCATTCACAACTCGGCGCGGAGCCAGATGGCCGAGGAGCTTTTACGGAGGATGGCCGGGGACAGGTTCGACGTCGCGAGCGCCGGGCTCGAGCCGGGTGTTATAAACCCGCTCGTCGTTAAGGCGCTTTCGGAGGAAGGCATCGACATTTCCGGCAAGGAGACGGTGTCCGCGCTCGACCTTCTCAAGGAGGGGAAATTCTTCACATACGTCGTAACCGTATGCGACGAGGCGTCCGCCGAATCGTGCCCCATATTCCCCGGGACCAGGGAGAGGCTTCACTGGGGCTTTCCCGACCCTTCGACGTTCACCGGAAGCGACGAGGAAAAGCTGGAGAGGATAAGAGAAATCCGGGACGCCATAAAGGAGAAGATCTCCGGCTGGCTTTCGGAGTCAGGCGCCGGGGAGAGGCTGAGGGCCGTATGA
- a CDS encoding ABC transporter permease, whose amino-acid sequence MKYVVTADLSHPAARLTRAVTDYVMQVYGVLCAELQKIRHDPIELFTRAVQPLLWLLLFGVVMLKVKGLAPAGMSYLDYLSAGILAQSVLFVAIFFGISAIWDRDLGILHRMLVSPAPRTAIVIGKALAASFRGMLQGGVVYVVAGLMGADLNLSPLNILGVMALIGFGCGLFATLSLTIACIVKSRERFMGIGQLITMPVFFASNAIYPIALMPDWLKTISTFNPLTYQVDALRALMINGAHSQFSIFHDFAILFIITAALVILASRLYSRMVA is encoded by the coding sequence GTGAAGTACGTCGTAACCGCAGATCTATCGCATCCCGCGGCTAGGCTGACGAGGGCCGTCACGGACTATGTGATGCAGGTGTACGGGGTTTTGTGCGCCGAGCTCCAGAAGATAAGGCACGATCCTATAGAGCTTTTCACGAGGGCGGTGCAGCCGCTCTTGTGGCTGCTCCTCTTCGGCGTCGTCATGCTGAAGGTAAAGGGGCTGGCCCCGGCCGGGATGAGCTATCTCGATTACCTGTCGGCCGGGATACTGGCGCAGAGCGTGCTCTTCGTAGCAATATTTTTCGGCATATCAGCCATATGGGACAGGGACCTCGGAATCCTCCACAGGATGCTCGTGAGCCCCGCGCCAAGGACCGCCATAGTGATAGGGAAGGCCCTCGCGGCGAGCTTCAGGGGGATGCTCCAGGGGGGAGTGGTTTACGTCGTCGCCGGGCTCATGGGGGCGGACCTCAACCTGTCGCCGCTGAATATCCTCGGCGTCATGGCGCTCATAGGTTTCGGGTGCGGCCTCTTCGCGACCCTGTCGCTCACCATCGCGTGCATCGTGAAATCGAGGGAGAGGTTCATGGGCATAGGGCAGCTCATAACCATGCCCGTCTTCTTCGCGAGTAACGCGATTTATCCGATAGCGCTCATGCCGGATTGGCTGAAGACGATATCGACGTTTAACCCGCTGACGTACCAGGTGGACGCTCTCAGGGCGCTCATGATAAACGGGGCGCATTCGCAGTTCAGCATATTCCACGACTTCGCGATACTGTTCATCATCACGGCGGCGCTGGTGATCCTCGCCAGCAGGCTTTACAGCAGGATGGTGGCGTGA
- a CDS encoding transglutaminase domain-containing protein, giving the protein MSIYSGGRRVGSSVYTIKKEGGSSEVFEKTSIRIKLLDKVQDVSTVGTYHLAGGEVKSFEYEFDSPSGGMKLTGEKAEGGFRIKTDSVSGGSELFFKTSSSPIPAALLPEWLSSRDMKPGAEYKVPVMDPLTIVTGGDENALLTIHRVKGREKVEVPGLGRYDAWKIVSDVSGMEITSWLTDSGLVVKQEMPPGLTAYKDAEGAGAGGLDIFDITDLTSIPSNVTLDDPRGTTYLKAEISGLPRDGGFKLADGYRQFTNGDTIEIKAEGPDGNGSYETPYKGGLDEYMKPGPLVDSSAPEIAAAAAEITGSEKDAAKAAALINDWVFRNIKKEGTASVPNALDVLKTRSGDCNEHSALYAALARAAGIPTKAVSGTIYIDGRFYYHAWNEVYVGKWVAVDSAFGQMPADATHIKLIEGNLSDTSRIMKAVGKINLSILEASR; this is encoded by the coding sequence ATGTCGATTTACTCCGGCGGCCGGAGAGTCGGCTCCTCCGTATATACGATTAAAAAGGAAGGCGGCTCCTCCGAGGTCTTCGAGAAGACCTCCATCAGGATAAAGCTCCTCGATAAGGTCCAGGACGTGAGCACCGTGGGGACGTATCACCTCGCGGGCGGCGAGGTGAAGTCCTTCGAATACGAGTTCGATTCCCCCTCGGGCGGTATGAAGCTCACGGGCGAAAAGGCGGAGGGCGGATTCAGGATAAAGACTGATTCCGTTTCGGGTGGAAGCGAGCTCTTCTTCAAAACCTCTTCTTCCCCGATCCCCGCGGCCCTCCTCCCCGAATGGCTTTCTTCCCGGGATATGAAGCCCGGGGCGGAATATAAAGTCCCTGTCATGGACCCGCTTACGATAGTGACGGGCGGGGACGAGAACGCGCTCCTGACGATACACAGGGTAAAGGGGAGGGAGAAGGTCGAGGTCCCCGGGCTCGGGAGATACGATGCGTGGAAAATCGTCTCCGACGTCTCCGGCATGGAGATAACCTCCTGGCTCACCGATTCGGGCCTTGTCGTAAAGCAGGAGATGCCCCCCGGCCTCACGGCGTATAAAGACGCCGAGGGCGCAGGCGCAGGCGGTCTCGATATATTCGACATCACGGACCTGACCTCCATACCTTCGAACGTCACGCTCGACGACCCGCGCGGGACGACGTACCTCAAGGCCGAGATTTCCGGCCTCCCCCGGGACGGCGGCTTTAAGCTCGCCGACGGCTACAGGCAGTTTACGAACGGCGATACGATAGAAATAAAAGCCGAAGGGCCCGACGGGAACGGCTCTTACGAAACCCCGTACAAAGGCGGCCTCGACGAATACATGAAGCCCGGCCCGCTCGTGGACAGCAGCGCCCCCGAAATCGCGGCGGCCGCCGCGGAGATCACCGGGAGCGAGAAGGACGCCGCAAAGGCGGCCGCGCTCATAAACGACTGGGTCTTCCGCAATATAAAAAAGGAGGGAACGGCCAGCGTGCCCAACGCCCTCGACGTGCTGAAAACACGCTCCGGCGACTGCAACGAGCACTCGGCCCTCTACGCCGCCCTGGCCCGCGCCGCGGGGATTCCCACGAAGGCGGTGTCAGGTACAATATACATCGACGGCAGGTTCTACTATCATGCGTGGAACGAAGTCTACGTGGGCAAGTGGGTGGCCGTCGATTCGGCTTTCGGCCAGATGCCGGCCGACGCCACGCACATCAAGCTCATAGAGGGAAATTTAAGCGATACCTCCCGAATAATGAAAGCCGTGGGTAAAATTAACCTCAGTATTCTGGAAGCGTCCCGATGA
- the glgA gene encoding glycogen synthase GlgA, whose translation MNILFVASEMEPLARVGGLADVIGTLPKRLAAQGADVRVVLPYYSRVKTWLSTAGIKPKDAVKDLVVCIDWLPVRGVVKEIKLSGVTVYLVEQDDFYARKYIYSTPAADYEDNDLRFGFLSLAALEAAKSLGFKPEIIHCHDWQTALLPICLRWRKHLRDDEFFKDTRVVFTIHNISFQGQYDRTILDKFGLPEFLFTSQGLEFYGKANLLKGGILYSDVVTTVSPTYAEEIRKKEYAYGLDAVLKWVSRKQDNLIGILNGIDYDEWDPETDRYIYKNYGTQSLAQKPVNREKLREEFGLDASIDKPVLGVVSKLTEQKGADLLLESVPQIIDLGYQIVIVGAGDEKYEQAVVRAGKRFGKNLSVTIAVDNTSLERKVYAGSDMFLVPSRFEPCGLGQIIALRYGTVPVVRGTGGLLDTVRDYTENPAGGNGFIFYEFSTVSMLDALLRAITAYEDKAAWRKLQTRAMREDFSWKASGKKYLGLYKEVMERKPAVYGAKH comes from the coding sequence ATGAACATCCTCTTCGTCGCCTCTGAGATGGAGCCCCTCGCAAGGGTGGGCGGGCTCGCCGACGTCATAGGCACCCTCCCCAAAAGGCTCGCCGCACAGGGGGCCGACGTAAGGGTCGTCCTCCCCTATTACTCCCGCGTGAAGACCTGGCTCTCCACCGCCGGCATAAAGCCGAAGGACGCCGTAAAAGACCTCGTCGTATGCATCGACTGGCTCCCGGTGAGGGGAGTCGTGAAGGAAATAAAGCTGAGCGGCGTGACGGTTTATCTCGTCGAGCAGGACGATTTTTACGCCAGGAAGTACATCTACTCGACGCCCGCCGCCGACTACGAGGACAACGATCTCAGGTTCGGGTTCCTCTCCCTCGCCGCGCTCGAAGCCGCAAAGTCCCTCGGTTTCAAACCCGAAATCATACACTGCCACGACTGGCAGACGGCGCTTCTTCCGATATGCCTCAGGTGGCGCAAGCACCTCCGCGACGACGAGTTCTTCAAGGACACGCGCGTCGTCTTCACGATACACAACATCTCGTTCCAGGGGCAGTACGACAGGACGATACTCGACAAGTTCGGCCTCCCGGAATTCCTCTTCACCTCGCAGGGCCTCGAGTTCTACGGGAAGGCGAATCTCCTTAAGGGCGGAATACTCTATTCGGACGTCGTCACGACCGTGAGCCCTACGTACGCCGAGGAGATCCGGAAGAAGGAATACGCCTACGGCCTCGACGCCGTTCTAAAGTGGGTGTCCCGTAAGCAGGACAACCTTATCGGCATACTGAACGGAATCGACTACGACGAGTGGGACCCCGAAACGGACCGCTATATCTACAAGAACTACGGCACCCAGAGTCTCGCTCAAAAACCGGTCAACCGCGAAAAGCTGAGAGAGGAATTCGGCCTCGACGCCTCCATCGACAAGCCCGTCCTGGGCGTCGTCTCCAAGCTTACGGAGCAGAAGGGCGCCGACCTCCTCCTGGAATCCGTCCCGCAGATAATAGATCTCGGCTACCAGATAGTCATAGTAGGCGCCGGCGACGAAAAGTACGAGCAGGCCGTCGTGCGGGCCGGGAAGAGATTCGGCAAGAACCTCTCCGTCACGATAGCCGTCGACAATACCTCGCTCGAAAGGAAGGTCTATGCCGGCTCCGACATGTTCCTGGTCCCGTCGCGCTTCGAGCCCTGCGGCCTCGGGCAGATAATCGCGCTCCGCTACGGCACGGTCCCCGTCGTCAGGGGCACGGGCGGGCTCCTCGACACGGTCCGCGACTACACCGAAAACCCGGCGGGCGGCAACGGTTTCATCTTCTACGAATTCTCCACGGTCAGCATGCTCGACGCGCTCCTCCGCGCGATAACGGCCTACGAGGACAAGGCCGCCTGGAGGAAGCTCCAGACGAGGGCTATGAGAGAGGACTTTTCCTGGAAGGCCTCGGGCAAGAAATACCTCGGCCTATACAAGGAAGTCATGGAGCGGAAGCCCGCCGTATACGGCGCGAAACACTAG